tcaggttgcgcgctgtaatcacatgacaaccccctagattaagacctgtagctcgtgaaccaaagcactttgaagcctaatattctggctatcttagtttagggtcagggtctatctttgtgcaaagtttcattgaaatctgagatggtcgaccgggagcgttggttgaactgacacggaatgaccctagTGTCTCTACTGCCCGAGCTTAAAGGTCCTAATACCTGGCTGCAAAGATTGGCAGATTGCGATTGATTCTGTACGCCATGAGGTCGAAGTTCGGTTGGCCCCACCTTCAACAAAGTGCTCGAAAGAATTCAGGATGTAGTTCCAATTCTCCCATGTCGACCTTCTTTCTGCTGAGGAAGTCGGCTATCAGGTTGTCTACTCCTGGTTTGTGGACTGCCAAGAGCACTGGAAGGCAATCTTCAATCCAAGTTAAGATCATTGCTGCTTTCTCGATGACTTTGGTGCTGCGAGATTCCCGTCTTGATGATTTATTTACGTGACAGCCATTACATTGTCAGTTTTGACCGGAACTGGTAGCTCTGTCAGCTGGAATGCGAAGTGATGAAGGGACAGAATGACCGAAGTTCTAACACATTTATTGATAGTGTGGCCACCTTTCTGGTCCAAGTTCCATGCGCTGAGAGATTTTTCAGAGTACTGCCATAGCCAGGGAGACTGGCATCTGTGGCGAATACTTTCCATTGGAGGATCAGAAAGGAGCATCCAATAGGCATCCGTGGGGACACCAGCCACCAAAGCAGGGAGCGCCGAGTCTACAGAGGTGGTCAGATCTTTCAATCGAGGGAGACTAAGGACTAATTCCACTTCAAGAGGATGGTCCATTTGAGAGGTGGAGCATGAAATTTGGTGAAAGGAATCTTCTTGAAGGATGAGACTATCAGCCGCAGCACTCTAATGCAGTGACGAATGAGAGCGTACTGGTTTCTGGAGGAGAAGTAGTTTTGGCGTCAGCAGTAGTACATGGGCTTCAGCCGTGTTGAAGGAGAAACCCAGAAAATCCAGCCATTGCAATCATGTGAGGGAAGACTTGGGATGGTTGATGATCCATCCGAACCTGGACATGGTGCCAGAGTGATGTGGAGACTCTGCAGGTTGGCCAACCGGGACGGTGCTTTTACAATGAGATCATCAAGATAAGGAATGGCCACTATATCCTTGGAGTGGAAGGTAGCCCCCACTGATGCCAAAACCTTCGTGAAGACTCAGGGGGCTGTGGTCAACCTTAATGGAAAGGCTTTGAATTGATAGCAATTTGAGCGTACAGCGAAGTGGAGAAATCTCTGATGCGATGGGTAGATGGGGACATGAAGATAAGCGTCCTTGATGTCGGAAGACTGGAACTCCTGCGGTTCCATGGATGCAATGACAGATCTCAGGGTTTCCATGCAGAAATGTCAGACTTTGATATACTGATTCAACTTCTTCAGGCCAGAACTGGTCTGACAGTGCCATCCTCCTTGGGTTCTATGAAAACATTGCAATAGAAATCCTCAAAGCGTTGAGAAGGAGAAATCAAGACGCTTTGAGAAGACAGATTATCTATCGCCCAAATGAAAGCATTGGTCTTTAAAGGGGACCTTGGACTTCTGGAGCTAAAAAAGCGATTTGAAGGTGGGGCTAAAAGTTTTAATGGCATAGCCCAATGACACAACTTTGCGGACCCAGGCACATGGGCAAACCAAATTTCCCTGAATAGGAATAATTGCCGCCCACCCCATTGGACTGGATCAGGTGGGGTCGCCATCCATGCTGAAGATTTAGTGGAAAAGGCCTTGAAGGGCTGAGAATGGGTGCACCAGGATAGTCTCAGATTAAATGAGGGCCTTTGTTTCTGTTGCTGTGCGGTCTTTTTTGCATCCAAGTTCTCTGGAGAATGCTTTGGATAGCTGAATGAAAAAGTTGCAGCCGACGTAGTAGGAGTCTAATCTGTGACGTGAAAGGTTTTCTTTATGGCGACTATGAGGCTATTCACCATAGTGGAGATTGGAGAGGCCTGATCTTCATCCAGATCGGAACCAGAAGGGGATTCAGGTAGTTTGCCATCTGACCGACTAATGTCTCTGAAAGGAGATTGCAATCGTGTTTTAGGAAGAACTGAGCGGCATGGTGATCCAGAGTATCTAGAAGAGTCCTGCATGAAAAAGTCATCGCCGTCTTACATGTTTTGAAGAGGTTGACTGGTGGAACGGTCCAGCCTTTCTAGGATAGTGGTAGAGGCCCTGGTAAGGTCTGCGACTGCCTGTGAGAGAGTGTGTCCATTCTGGTTCAGCAGTTTGTATGGGCTGGGCAGCAGTGGTGCCAGTAGTTGGTTCTATGGCCGCCTGCTGCTAAGGAAAGCAGTTGGAACAAAATGGATCAAGCTGGTCTCATGTATATTTAATGTTGCAGCAAGAGCATGTGTGGAGTCTTCCACTCTAAACTCAGAAATGATGCTAAGACCGCCACTGGCAGATGTACAATATAGGCCTACTGCAAGGGGTAATGCAGGAGAGGCAAAAGCGCAGTTGAGCTTGCTGCCAGGCAGAGCTTACCTAATCTGGAGGAGGAGCTGACGGTACTTGCTAGGGCTTCTGGGCAAGCCAAGGGTTGGGTAGCTAATGTGTATGCCAATTTCAGGTATTGTGGACCAGTCGGGATGAACAGAAACTTGTTGAGTCCTCAGGCAAGCCTGTGATGTTGTTCAATATGTGAAAGAGCTGATTGAGTCCCTGACACTCTCTAAAAACACTACAATGGAGAACAGACTAGTAGTTGTGGCAGCTAAGAGGTGCATAGAGGTAAATAACATCGGGGGCCTGCAGGCCTACTTAGGTAGTTCCCTGGTCAATATCCTAGATCCAAGAAGAACAATTGGAAGGAGGATGCTGTCCAAGAGGAAGATGGTAACTTGAAAAAGGTAAGGAAGTGTGTCTACCTCTAGCCTTGTACCCAGTGATGGCCTAATTGACACACGGGCCTACACAACTGTCCATGGAGGAAGCGTGAGATGTTGTGTCTGCATGGTGGCTGGCTCTGGGATTCAGTAACACTGCCATCAGACCTGTCCAAGGTAATATTACATGTGCTTGCGGCGATTCAGGTAAGATTGCTTGAATTGAAGGAAGTTCTTTTGAAGCTGCACTACCAAGGCTGTCTACCCCCTGCAGCAACTACAGCTGAGTAACAAAGTTTGGCAAGTATGAACATGTCATGATCCACGAGTACAAATCTTATTAAATTGACAAATGCTAAATTATAATAAAGAAATGATAGTGATGTGTGGATTGGGATGTTCCAGAGGTTATAGAAGATATCATGAGTAGAGTGTCTGCTTGCCTCATGGGGTACGTTAGTGCAATGTAAGATCGCTTACGGGAATGTAGAAACAAGTCTATGattccattccagatccagactcaatTGGGAGAGCTCATTCTCTAAGGCCAGGAgacagtgtgtgtgtgaaagGACATCCGAGTAGAGTGTTATTCCATACCAGATGCTGCTGACCACATCTATTTCTGTCAATGTACACACTAGTCGCTGCAGGAGAGTCCTGGATCCGGAAGACCTACGTCAGCTTTGGTGATCTGCCTTACATTTATATATTAGACTCTTTGATGCTGAATACTTCAGCAAAGTGCTGGAGCGTTTGGAGAATATGTTTTTGGAAATGCATGCATTTATCGCGTCAAATACAGGACTAAGTGATTGTTGGTTATGTACTCACGCCCATGTGTGTTTGCTGGTGCCATGCTGTACACTGCTACATCACTCACACCTGATGAAATTGTAAATGATTGCTGGAGCTTGAAAATAAAATCAATTATATTTTGGCGTTGTGGACAACCAATACTAAACCCTCCATCCACTAAACCTTGGAAATACACCATAGCATGTAAATCATTGggaaaagcaaataaaaatgcCTGAACCGCAATCTTCATCACTTGAAGACCACATAATCGAATCATTTAGGGGGTCATCAAGCGTTTCCCTAATTACCTTATTTTCCTATTAGTGTGGGAAACCTTCTTGCAGTCAGTCATTAAACACGAAGGGACTATGACATgtcagttgcaaaaaaaaatggtttttaatgTTGTACATTTTCATACCCTGTCTTGAAGGTTTTTGTATATGTGCGCTAACAAACAACTTCAACCTTCTGTAGTTAAAGGGAATCATGTCTTTGCAGCCATCTCTAAGAGCAGCATAACAGCGACAGTCACACTAAATGCACTACgtttgctgtatgtatctgtgcagtagtttgggagaaacttacattttatcagcagcagcacatgcatagaggagtaCAGAAAGTAGtcttgcatattcatgagctgcacatAGCCTTGCCCATCTCATCCTAAAGCCATTGATTAACAGCTCTCTGTCCATTACTGCGCACAGAGCGATAGCTGctaatcagtggctggagggtggggtggatgTGGCTAGTTGCAGCTCAGGAATATACACAATTAGTCCTCTATGcatggctgctactaataaaacataagtttctcccaaactactgcacagatacatacagcatatATATCTCTAATCCACGTGCCTGTCCCTACCCTATGCTGATCTCAGTGATGGCTGTAAAAAGATTGTAAGAGATTCATTTTAAATAAATTCTTAGAATTGAAGACCTTTTTATTAAAAAGAACCCAAACAAGCATAATGAATATTTTGCACAGTATATCAGGACACAACAGGGATTTAGGCTTCAAATCTTCATGAACTCCATAGATATCAATGCTGAAAAACACAAAAGGAAAAGAACCAAATAATATGAGTTACTAGTAAACAGAGGTGAAATAGAAAAACACTGGATATCTTCATGTACACAGCAGCTTTGGATATATATTTACAGTTCTCAAAGCAGCTATAGATATTAGAGGGGTTGTGCCCACCTGTACACTTACCTGTTCACAGGATAGACTATATCTGTTTGATGGGGCTCCTGCCCATcaggagaacaggggtcccaggcCACCcatttgaatggagcagtggttgtacatgtctgctgctgctccattcaactcTATGGGAGTGCCAGAGATAGCCAGATACAGCGCTCAGCAGTCCgtcccacagagatgaatggCACAGAATTGTTTGAATAGAACAGCGAGTATAAATTACTACTGCTCTATTCAAACAAAGGGTGACAGGACCTTTGTCCCCAAGATTAGCAGGAGGTCCAAGAAGTCAGACACACACTGATCAGACACTTACCCCATATCATGTGGCAAAACCTGGCACAACCAGAATTATTGCATATATGCCCCAACTAGCACTTTGACAAGACAACTCTTGGAGACCCCCTCTCCTTTcggttatagtcaatgggtgtcACTATCCATATTGACTGCGATATCAAAAAAAAGTGTCAATAGCTGCGCTCCCACTGTTGCCCACAAGGGCAGATCCTCTCTACTTGTACCATCACTATGTCATTTATATCATTCATGGATATCCCAGTTCTTTCACCACTAAATGACAAGACttactttattttcttcatcAGACTTGAGAAGCTCCATTATGGATAAAATAGTCTGACATTTCTTTCAGGGCTCTGTACCGATGGGAAATACTATTCTTTACTTCTTTTGGAAGCTCTGCATACCTGTAtagaaaaatttacaaaaaacatCACTTAAAAGGGAATATCCTattcaaactgcaggcagcaggtTGTAGAGCAGTAGGAGCTGCGCAGAttggtatatagttttatggggaaaaagaCAGAAGTTGTATTATATTcacttatatctctgcacattctaagctgaacagtccaatgggtggagccaTCAGTGACAGACAGCTGTGAATGGGCgggcctatcagtgattgacagctgtgaatgggcggtcctatcagtgattgacagctttcctGTAAATGCAGTCATACAGAAATAGCTGCGGATTTCGCTCCTTGAATTTGAATTGAAAggctgaaatctgcagcagatctgcaccaaaatcggcaGCAAGTCAGCGATgtatgaacgcacccttaaagtaTATCGTAAATTTGTAAACTCAAGGGAACATGCCACAAGTAGCTGGTTATACATGATTTATGGTAGTCAGATCTTAGCTGTATGAATTTAAAGGGGATTCCCACCTTAGATATTTTTTATGCCATACATGTCTTAGGTGCAGGTTTCAGAGGCAGGACCACATCCATGTCTAGAACAGGAGTCCTCCcgacccctgtcccacctccttgagtggctgctttcacatttgtgCAGCTCTTTCCACTCACTTCTATGAGCGTTCTGAACCATGCACAGCTGGTTTTAAAACGGTCACAGAAAAAGTGcagccacctctccattcacagTGGCAAGGTCTACGGGCAGGACACGGGCGAGGGATCTCTGCTCTAGAGATAATTGCAGGTCCCGAAATGGACATCCTTTTTGATTTAAAAGGTCTTGTCTccaagatagaaagttatcccctgtccacaaGATAGATaataactttctgatcagtggggactCATTGCTTGGAGTGGAGAGCAGATGCAGAGAGCTTTCCTTGCTCTGTAGGACACAGCAGGTTTGTTTGCTTCATAGATTTCAATTTGGACTGTGTAgtaatttatttctcctgcagaGGCACTGCAGCATTATCCCATAGATTAGAGCTGATTGCGGTGGGTCCCAGCAGTGGGGGTTGGGCTTAAATTATCACCAATGCAGAAGATCAATgattgaaaaatgtttaaattaaaaacatattacaaatgtcctttaaaaaaaaatgtctccaaCAGTCGTTATGATTTGAGCCAGTTTCTAAATTGTGTTTTTTGCCTACAGGATGATCAATTTAAGAGTGACACCTTGTGGCCATGAAACATACTGCACTTCTTGGACAAGTTACAACTAGATACACTACAAGGCAAACTATATTAACTCCTAAAGGACCTGCATGCTTCGGTCCTAAGACActtcttagggattttaccctAAGATCttaagctatcaaaattatttctactgcttttttttctgtgacatatagggcaattttttatatctttattcACTGAGCCCCGCCCTCCCTTTTTTAGTTTAATTAGGACTAAAAAGCTAAATAAATTATTAATTTAAAATTTACAGTTGTTTATTTTAGTGTATGtatgctaattttaaaaataagtaCAAGAAttgattcctcattttgtttcagacgttttgatatataatttgtatagtctcggatacagggcgcatatggcgatagTTTTGGTTGGTTCAGCGGTggctcattttttattttattctgtaattttttttaaacttatttttgcaactgttttaacatctatgtccccatgacatcatataagacttctgggggtcatttacataaggaaatttaaaaaaaaaaaaaaaaaaaatttacacttttccactgtagtgggagcatccataggagccccagttatagtgAAAAGCATCCCCTGTATTAATAGTTATCACTATAAGAGCTTATGTGAGtcagctaggaccctgcagctctgccttggcaggtggcacccagcagtcatgtgatcgccgagTTAAGTAGCACCTCCGCTTTTTCTCTTCgctacacagcgctcattgaagcgtgtgaaggagaaggcagaagtggttaaaaactgcttctgccttctcgtCCAGGTTCTTGGCTCTGACTAATAAACGAGGAGCCATTCTGCTCCTACTGGATTGCcagagctttaatcctgcaccatatttttactatccagGATTAAAACTCAGGACCAATTGCtgcaaatttactgtgcttggtccttcaAGGGGGTTAAAGCCCCTTTAATTAGTAAATCCGCATATTTCAGCTATACTCAATACTAACAGTCACAGACAAAATATAGTAGAATTGTATATCCCCCACCAGCAGGAGAGGAACTTGTCTGGCTTTTTAAATGGCCCATCAGTCTGACCTTTCAATAAAAACCAATCCCAACAGAAGCCAATGGCACATCTGTAGGGAAGCATCAGCTGGCTTCTCTCCAGCCCTGGATGTAGCATGAAATATTCATTACACCCAAACCTCAATCTTCACAAACCAAAATTAGTAGTAAAATAGTCAGTAAATATTGGTTTAGCATGTCAGTAAAACCCTTCCTGCCCGCAGTTATAGTGCCTAGGGCCTGGGTTCTAAGCCAGAGGTGCATGTCTGCAATGATAGTACATGAACTGCCTCGAGGTTATACTCCGTGTCCTTATATTATATGCTGCAGTAAGTATGATAATAGTTTCAGGGGACACCTTATGTAATTTATTTGAATAGTAAATGCTTGGCTTAGAATCATCCCTGGCATTTGTCTCAGTTTTCTAATTGTGTGTTGTGGCAGCACTGTAGGGGAGAATGTATATGTGTGCAAATTACAGGTATTGTAGTTACTGTGATTGGGCCCATATAGTCCAATGTGATTGCCCACAGCTGCTCCAAATATCACAGGCTATTATAGCTGGAAAAATGTCCAACTGATTAGAGTTTCGACATCGGCGACCCCACAGATCACAAGACCATGGTGTCCAGTGTCCCCCACTACTCACTGGCACCCCCAGTGGCAGAGGGAAGGAAAGTGACCGAGGGAAGGAGAGCGTGCCACTCTCCCACCTCCTCCTATGTGCTGTTATATGGACGATAGCTCAAGATTAATATCAGCAATAGTAGAAGACTGTGCCTGGTATAAGGGAGGTAGAGATTGGAAATATTGCATGTTGTGTGTCCAATTGTGAAGTTGTTCTGAGTCTAGCTATTCCACCTGGCAGTTGATCATCTTTTCAGGTTTCTAACAAAAGTGACATGTATGCCAGTGTGGGATATTATACAGAGTTCTTACAAAGGATTTAGCTGATGTGAAACACCTATAAATCCCATTTAATCACAAAagttttcatttagcaaaactgtctaccagtaagacgtccttgttgcccaaaacaaccaatcatagcgcagctatCATTTCTCAAGTTGCTGAGGCAAAATGAGAGCTGCGCCGTCATTGgctgctacgggcaacaaggatcatcttactgttagacagttttgctaaatgaggtgCAAAAAGTTTATAGTGCCGTAGTCGTTGCTAGggggatatgagacaaaatgatagtcaacttcttccttggcctcatGTACCCTGGATCTTAcactttgtgatttttttcccagggggagtgttagagtctacatgccccccttaccacccaccatgatcTGCGAGGACACGGCACAggagccattgcatcagtcagttgTGATACtctacaatgtgtatggcaggaacttgctTACAGATTGATGTATGTGGAGTGACGAAGTCACACTGATCACCTCtgttgtggaaaacatttttgatgttgtgcaacaaaactttttgagttcccatttccattgatatcaaattccgCATCCAAGTGTCTTTAAATGtaagttatgagggtttcaaatcaGGATGAACATTTATAATAACCCTGTGTATTTTAATTGTCAACCAAAAGTCCTTCCAACCAAACACTTCTCAGGATCTACCTACGTTTGTTCAAAGCCATTGGGCTGGAAACATGGATCCCAACCAAAGTCCCGAGGCCCCCGTGGAGATACTATCTGACCCTGAAAATAAGAGCACAGTTAGAAGGACGATAAAATGCAGTGGGGCTCCTTTATGTGACTAATCCGGCTCTACACACCAGGGTTTTCCCTCTGAACAGTAGCACGGGGTCATCTGGGTTTCCAGTACTATACGCAAATGTACAAAGAGCGTATGCAGTTTTATCCTCAAACCCTGCCAACATCTGATGCAGACCTGGAAATAGAATGGagcataaatatatattttcaggACCCCTCAAGGTTAATGTGGCTTTTTCTTTTTGGCTTCTCctccccaattaaaaaaaaaaaatcataacctttATCTTTCTGTTGATGTAGCTATCTGAGGTCTTGTctcttgcgga
Above is a window of Eleutherodactylus coqui strain aEleCoq1 chromosome 3, aEleCoq1.hap1, whole genome shotgun sequence DNA encoding:
- the ITPA gene encoding inosine triphosphate pyrophosphatase → MAAATGRSVVFVTGNAKKLEEVIQILGDKFPCKLVAKKIDLPEYQGEPDEISIHKCKEAAKQIQGPVIVEDTCLCFNALGGLPGPYIKWFLDKLKPEGLHQMLAGFEDKTAYALCTFAYSTGNPDDPVLLFRGKTLGQIVSPRGPRDFGWDPCFQPNGFEQTYAELPKEVKNSISHRYRALKEMSDYFIHNGASQV